A single genomic interval of Persephonella atlantica harbors:
- a CDS encoding rhodanese-like domain-containing protein, which translates to MKKLSPSNIVFLLLIGAGFLYYLYLKGLIFANFENLEPKQAYQIMQKEKDRVILLDVRTPEEQKTDGKIPGAVMIPLDELPNQIDRLDKNKKILVYCRTGMRSASASRLLSSLGFKVYNIKGGINNWKSEGLPVEK; encoded by the coding sequence ATGAAAAAGCTCTCTCCATCAAATATAGTTTTTTTACTGCTAATTGGAGCAGGTTTTTTATACTACCTTTACCTTAAAGGTCTTATATTTGCAAATTTTGAGAATTTAGAGCCTAAACAGGCATACCAGATTATGCAAAAAGAAAAAGACAGGGTAATACTTCTTGACGTAAGAACGCCGGAAGAACAAAAAACAGACGGAAAAATTCCGGGAGCTGTTATGATTCCCCTTGATGAGCTGCCTAACCAGATAGACAGGTTAGACAAAAATAAAAAAATATTAGTTTACTGCAGAACTGGAATGAGAAGCGCCTCTGCCTCCAGACTGCTTTCTTCTTTAGGATTCAAGGTTTACAACATAAAAGGAGGAATAAACAACTGGAAGTCTGAAGGTCTACCTGTGGAGAAATAA